ACGGGAGCACCTCGGAGAGTTCGTCACCGGTCAGAGCGTTGTTGACGAGGCAGAGCGAGCGGAGTCCGGTGTGCAGGTGCTTCAGACCAGTCAGCACCACGTCCTCGGCCTCAACGTGGAGCTCCCGCAGCTGGCTGCAGAACCGCAAGAAGGACAGGTCCGAGAGCATTCCGCAACGGTCCAACTGCAGCTTCTCGAGAGACCTCAGACCTGCCGCGGCCACCTCCATATCCGCTCCCCCCACACGGCAGTCTCACAGCCGCAACATCTGCAGTTTCCCTAGGTGGCGGAGCTCCGCGTACGCAGCCGACGGCAAGTCGTCGCAACTTTCCAGTTCCAGTTCCTCCAGTTTATCCGAGCAGTGCCGTAGGAATGTCAGGTCGTTCAGACTGCGGCAGTGGATTCTCAGAACCTCCAGCCGGCCGAGCCCTTCCAGAGAGTCCAAGTAGTTCGCCGACAGGGACTCTACGTCGAGGCTCAGCTCCGTGAGAAACGGGCACAGCTCCAGGGCAGAGATGATGGCACATTCCGCCCTAGTGCCCGGCTTGCAGAGTGTCAGTGTCGGGTTCCCTCTGACGATCTTCAGCGTCCAGAGCGCTGTAAAACAGATAGGCGAACGAGAAGAGAAGACGATATCTGCAATGCTGAGATCAGTTGTCACGTGGGTAGACCCTAGTCTCTGACAGTCCTGCACAGCTCGTATGTCAGACATGTTGGTCACTGACAGAAACAACTGCGGGTAGTAAATTTTCACCTCAAACATTTTGGCCACCTTGATTTCGATTTCCTGCAACAGTGGTACGATGGACAATACGGCGCACGTCTCGGCAGATTCTCTCGGACTTCTATTGCTGACGTACCTTTTCCCTTTCCATAGGTGGGTGAACCCTGTCACAATTTTGTACCACTGCTTGCACACAGTAGCACATCGGACCAACTCTGGGATGGGCAGATAGGCAAAGACGCAAAACAGTACGTCGTCTGGCGGGTTGCAGGCGAGTGTTGGCGATTCCATTTCTGTGGACAGAAAGTTAACAGTTATTCCACAGAATAAGTATCGCTAAAGATTTTGTGCGTGTCACTTTTATTTAAGGTATGTAAGAGAATGTCAGGCAGGGCAATTTCATGTCAAATTATACAAGCCACAATAACTCAATCGTGAATTTCTGTGGAAAAAATGTACGTCAGACCTCTGTATCACCtgtgttaataaataaaatattttaattttaaactcATAAAAACTGCAACATATTCTTTGCTTAATGTCTTAGTAGTTACTGCAATCAAAGTGggcaatatttttttctgtgtaaagtgtcagaaatttttcaacattctgcatatttCACATC
This DNA window, taken from Schistocerca serialis cubense isolate TAMUIC-IGC-003099 chromosome 11, iqSchSeri2.2, whole genome shotgun sequence, encodes the following:
- the LOC126426682 gene encoding uncharacterized protein LOC126426682 isoform X2; translation: MVNEGTGNTSLPTTEMESPTLACNPPDDVLFCVFAYLPIPELVRCATVCKQWYKIVTGFTHLWKGKRYVSNRSPRESAETCAVLSIVPLLQEIEIKVAKMFEVKIYYPQLFLSVTNMSDIRAVQDCQRLGSTHVTTDLSIADIVFSSRSPICFTALWTLKIVRGNPTLTLCKPGTRAECAIISALELCPFLTELSLDVESLSANYLDSLEGLGRLEVLRIHCRSLNDLTFLRHCSDKLEELELESCDDLPSAAYAELRHLGKLQMLRLCDCRVGGADMEVAAAGLRSLEKLQLDRCGMLSDLSFLRFCSQLRELRVEAEDVVLTGLKHLPTGLRSLCLVNNALTGDELSEVLPFLRLLEELNLCNTELVQLGFLRYCRRLRRLCLKNSTWPDTSELSSPCNLTRLETLVREGMGTMWTYSPERCRHCRDWTLCRWPTYRTPPGGPSASGRNVALCCFSEFTGWRWMPVGNLNT
- the LOC126426682 gene encoding uncharacterized protein LOC126426682 isoform X4, with amino-acid sequence MVNEGTGNTSLPTTEMESPTLACNPPDDVLFCVFAYLPIPELVRCATVCKQWYKIVTGFTHLWKGKRYVSNRSPRESAETCAVLSIVPLLQEIEIKVAKMFEVKIYYPQLFLSVTNMSDIRAVQDCQRLGSTHVTTDLSIADIVFSSRSPICFTALWTLKIVRGNPTLTLCKPGTRAECAIISALELCPFLTELSLDVESLSANYLDSLEGLGRLEVLRIHCRSLNDLTFLRHCSDKLEELELESCDDLPSAAYAELRHLGKLQMLRLCDCRVGGADMEVAAAGLRSLEKLQLDRCGMLSDLSFLRFCSQLRELRVEAEDVVLTGLKHLPTGLRSLCLVNNALTGDELSEVLPFLRLLEELNLCNTELVQLGFLRYCRRLRRLCLKNSTWPDTSELSSPCNLTRLETLVREGAGTMWTYSPERCRHCRDWTLCRWPTYRTPPGGPSASGRNVALCCFSEFTGWRWMPVGNLNT